In one window of Candidatus Nitrosocosmicus arcticus DNA:
- a CDS encoding DUF72 domain-containing protein → MESKNYLSYYSKFFKFVEIDSTYYKIPSRFAVRAWIDKTPADFKFTLKFPKIITPEKNSRMCPSPCPFFSLL, encoded by the coding sequence ATGGAGAGCAAAAATTATCTGTCATATTATTCAAAATTTTTTAAGTTTGTTGAGATTGATTCGACTTATTATAAAATACCATCGAGGTTTGCAGTTAGAGCCTGGATAGACAAGACACCAGCTGACTTCAAGTTTACATTAAAGTTTCCAAAGATAATAACACCTGAAAAAAACTCGAGGATGTGTCCAAGCCCTTGTCCCTTTTTTTCACTACTTTAG